One genomic segment of Chitinophaga parva includes these proteins:
- a CDS encoding DUF262 domain-containing protein: protein MENRVYYGQYSLKHWLDLILKQNIILPDYQRFFVWNEGKVRTLINALKNKQFVPPITIGAFNMNGTMKNLILDGQQRLTTILLAHLGLFPDKDFYKGTIERLADENDDDVDVEEQFDNILKWNFKELTAKGNNKDVILGKIIEGNYKVINDFGIDDDFLKKTFLGFSYLVPQNDDQQIQQKYYSSVFRSINIGGVKLLPQESRESLYFLKDGLKDFFGPAFIKRITISNFSSESPVDFLRFIALLSQYKKEEQSTHIAGGFKSKMEEYYEEYIYSVVGGEDKATKFVSFAQLFPDGNYQVRLERLNSSIIDLRLPTKFTSIIEMDTYLFGMVYIIVFENRSIDISKRDHLIAEIELKIAEFKNVAAHKKAPSALKYLRNRITSSIEIYNKYLHG, encoded by the coding sequence ATGGAAAATAGAGTTTACTATGGACAATATTCCCTAAAACACTGGCTTGACCTTATTTTAAAGCAAAACATCATCCTTCCTGACTACCAACGATTTTTTGTTTGGAACGAAGGAAAGGTCAGGACACTAATTAATGCGCTTAAAAATAAACAGTTTGTTCCACCAATAACGATTGGAGCCTTCAACATGAATGGTACCATGAAAAATTTAATTCTTGATGGGCAACAGAGATTAACTACCATTTTGTTAGCACATTTAGGATTGTTCCCCGACAAAGATTTTTATAAAGGTACTATTGAAAGACTCGCGGACGAAAACGATGACGACGTTGATGTTGAAGAACAGTTTGATAACATACTCAAATGGAATTTTAAAGAGCTTACTGCTAAAGGAAATAATAAAGATGTAATTCTCGGAAAGATAATTGAAGGTAATTATAAAGTAATAAATGATTTTGGAATTGATGATGATTTTTTAAAGAAGACGTTCTTAGGTTTTTCTTATCTCGTACCGCAAAACGATGATCAACAAATTCAGCAAAAGTATTATTCATCAGTATTCAGAAGTATAAATATTGGAGGTGTAAAATTACTTCCACAGGAAAGCAGGGAATCGCTCTATTTTTTGAAAGACGGTTTAAAGGATTTTTTTGGCCCGGCTTTCATCAAGCGTATAACAATAAGCAATTTCAGTTCAGAAAGCCCTGTTGACTTTCTTCGATTTATAGCCCTTTTGTCACAATACAAAAAAGAAGAGCAGTCCACCCATATAGCTGGGGGCTTCAAGTCTAAAATGGAAGAATATTACGAAGAGTACATCTATTCAGTTGTGGGAGGAGAAGATAAAGCAACTAAATTTGTGTCATTCGCTCAGCTCTTTCCTGATGGTAATTACCAAGTTAGATTGGAAAGATTGAATAGCAGCATTATTGATTTAAGGCTTCCCACAAAGTTTACTTCCATAATTGAAATGGATACTTATTTATTTGGAATGGTGTATATTATAGTCTTTGAGAATAGGTCCATAGATATTAGTAAGCGAGACCATCTCATTGCTGAAATTGAACTTAAAATTGCAGAATTTAAAAATGTGGCAGCACACAAGAAAGCGCCAAGTGCTTTAAAATATTTAAGAAATCGTATCACTTCCTCTATAGAAATATATAATAAGTATTTGCATGGATAG
- a CDS encoding DoxX family protein — MNTILWIIQGLLSAFFILPGYGKIAGSKEKHIADGHLKPGSSIIPIRILGVLELLGCVGIIVPWLSGITPIMTPVAAAAFCLVMLAGMVVHGRKKEYKMLPVLMVVFMLSALVAYFRFAALGRQ; from the coding sequence ATGAATACAATTTTGTGGATAATACAAGGGCTTCTCTCTGCATTTTTTATTTTGCCTGGTTATGGAAAAATTGCGGGAAGTAAAGAAAAGCACATCGCAGACGGACATTTGAAACCGGGCAGCTCTATAATACCAATTCGGATCTTAGGGGTTCTGGAATTATTAGGATGTGTCGGCATTATAGTACCATGGCTTTCGGGCATTACACCAATTATGACACCTGTGGCAGCGGCAGCCTTTTGCTTAGTCATGTTAGCAGGTATGGTTGTTCACGGCAGGAAGAAAGAATACAAAATGCTCCCAGTGTTGATGGTAGTTTTTATGCTATCAGCACTTGTTGCCTATTTCAGGTTCGCAGCGCTAGGTCGACAATAG
- a CDS encoding FecR family protein, producing the protein MASSSNDPFIIAALISRSQQGMLMAGEQDALDAWIAASDENRQLWMELNDPDVQQQNVRAMARFDETVALERFLANKPATSNVHRVRRIHAWKWAAAAALVLAFGVSTYFLLIHRGQHADLFGHTYAQHDIPPGKNGAILTLADGSQLVLDSLNEGRIATQHGTQISLNNNQLTYDATAATDGAALNTMTTPKGRQYHLTLPDGTEVWLNAASSIQYPVAFKGQERRVKISGEIYFEVANKSWQPFIVETDQMKLEVLGTSFNLNTYDNEKTIRTTLLTGAVKISPLQGSMPAVKPQVLVPGQTAVLSKPGAPEGVTLTVTETPDPDKIIAWKNGLFNFDGQDLYSVMRQLERWYNIEVQYVGKPEDVIFKGKMHRNTNLSDVLKVLETMDVNFELKGNTLYVR; encoded by the coding sequence ATGGCGTCTTCTTCGAACGATCCATTTATCATTGCAGCGCTTATTTCCCGTTCGCAACAGGGCATGCTTATGGCCGGGGAGCAGGATGCGCTGGATGCCTGGATTGCCGCCAGCGACGAGAACCGGCAGTTATGGATGGAGTTGAACGACCCTGACGTACAACAGCAAAACGTACGCGCCATGGCCCGTTTTGATGAAACGGTCGCGCTGGAACGTTTTCTTGCCAACAAGCCTGCTACATCAAACGTACACCGGGTACGGCGTATTCACGCCTGGAAATGGGCGGCTGCCGCTGCGCTGGTACTGGCGTTTGGCGTATCCACTTATTTCCTGCTCATCCATCGTGGACAACATGCTGACCTGTTTGGCCACACATACGCCCAGCACGACATTCCACCGGGTAAAAACGGCGCCATCCTCACACTGGCCGACGGTTCTCAACTGGTATTGGATAGCTTGAACGAAGGCAGGATCGCTACGCAGCACGGAACACAGATTTCGCTGAACAATAACCAACTTACATACGATGCTACTGCCGCTACAGACGGTGCGGCGCTCAATACCATGACCACACCTAAAGGCCGCCAGTACCACCTTACACTGCCTGACGGAACGGAAGTATGGCTCAATGCAGCATCTTCTATACAATACCCGGTCGCTTTCAAAGGGCAGGAGCGAAGGGTGAAGATCAGCGGGGAGATCTATTTTGAAGTGGCCAACAAAAGCTGGCAGCCTTTTATAGTGGAAACCGACCAGATGAAACTGGAAGTACTGGGTACGTCATTTAATCTCAACACCTACGACAACGAAAAGACCATCCGCACCACACTATTGACCGGCGCTGTGAAAATATCACCGCTGCAAGGTAGTATGCCTGCCGTTAAGCCACAGGTGCTGGTGCCCGGCCAAACAGCGGTTTTAAGCAAGCCGGGTGCACCGGAAGGGGTTACGCTTACTGTAACGGAAACGCCCGATCCTGATAAAATTATCGCGTGGAAAAACGGCCTGTTCAATTTCGACGGCCAGGATTTATATAGTGTAATGCGCCAACTGGAGAGATGGTACAATATAGAGGTGCAATACGTTGGAAAACCGGAGGATGTGATCTTCAAAGGAAAAATGCACCGCAACACCAATCTGTCTGATGTATTGAAAGTGTTGGAAACGATGGATGTGAATTTCGAATTAAAGGGGAATACTTTGTATGTAAGATAG
- a CDS encoding RNA polymerase sigma-70 factor, whose product MHGLTSGDTLHYSYIFKEYYSALCRYAETVIGEPGHAEDIVQDVFERLWQKPYAFEDLRHIKDFLYKATRNAALNFLKGAQHSKERQAKFLQEQEKTATAEDLDIIRMEVFRLIYREISNLPEQCGKIVRMSYVEGLKNEQIAEILSISLQTVKNQKTRGMKLLRMRLPPLAFSLFLLFSHHP is encoded by the coding sequence TTGCATGGATTGACTTCGGGCGATACGTTACATTATTCTTATATATTTAAAGAGTATTATAGCGCACTATGCCGCTACGCCGAAACGGTCATCGGCGAGCCAGGGCATGCAGAAGATATTGTGCAAGACGTTTTCGAAAGATTATGGCAGAAGCCATACGCCTTCGAGGATCTCCGGCATATAAAGGATTTCCTGTACAAGGCTACCCGTAATGCGGCCCTTAATTTCCTGAAAGGGGCGCAGCATAGTAAGGAACGCCAGGCTAAATTTCTCCAGGAACAGGAAAAGACGGCCACCGCGGAGGACCTGGACATCATCCGGATGGAGGTTTTCAGGTTAATTTACCGCGAGATCAGCAACCTGCCCGAGCAATGCGGCAAGATCGTTCGCATGAGTTACGTGGAGGGGTTGAAAAACGAGCAGATCGCCGAAATTCTTTCCATTTCCCTCCAAACGGTTAAAAATCAGAAAACCAGGGGCATGAAACTGCTCAGAATGCGCCTGCCCCCGCTTGCATTCTCCTTATTCTTATTATTTTCCCACCACCCATAA
- a CDS encoding SusC/RagA family TonB-linked outer membrane protein, with protein MKLTFFLLTAALLQVSARGLSQNISFNGKNVALEKVFASVESQTDYVFLYKAAVLSVAKPVTVNARETDLAVFLNKVFENQPLTYTIIDKNILVSQKVFKLVEGKQPVVDTMPAKQELINIYVYSPGYTPMGSATISNLTDKRNYLTAGNGAAQVPVRLGDQMRISYIGYVDHLFKITEEIIASRTYNNEMVLSTNKLDEVQITVLGTTNKRTGTANISTVKASDIERQPVVNVLDAIAGRVPGLHISQSANTAGARKVELRGRNVLNENSYTDPLYVVDGLPIATLSVNPYGANQPVQGGYSLSENPLYMINPLDIESVDVLKDADATALYGSRGANGVIMITTKKGKPGPTRFNVNYSKVFSGVQHYMNMMNTEQYLAVRREAFMNDAVLPTQLSAPDLTIWDQKAYTDWQRAFFKNEQSSDVQLSVEGGLLLNTFRVSVGYTSTTEMYNQGRGNDRLTAGLSFNHRSPNGKFTVELSANNTYSNNETAATINYFSLAPNAPSMYDSSGGYNFVPYRNQLGSIYPFKNVKSWGENQTLKSQTNLGFTYEIFKDFTAGVRVSGEFFSNKGGNYVPKAGQDPLYNPFNYSIFSNGSGKSLLVRPSINYVKLFGGARVSASVAGDYSYADQDLTSVMAFMFSNDNLLKSYSNAQMLQSMNNFVPLKIASLMATVSFDWESKYMVNLNGRRDGSSRFGSGSRFGNFGSVGASWILSNEEWFKKANMNWLSFVKLRSTYGVMGNANVGDYQYLSRWSNVPTDAIDKLPDYDGQTIYTLVQPVNQQYSWSSASKFEVGARLGFLNSRLNIEGNFYINRDGKQLTSITTPAFTGFAAVTGNWPAVIRNRGLELMLDATIVNTNTWGITARFQVSRNTNTLVAFPGLEDSPYKDTYKIGQSVTAKSYSHYIGINPMKGTAVYEDHNGDGSMPAGMSTNYPDTQLDDHYKVIDLNPKYFGGAGFRVDFKRVLSLDAQFSFENSMVADQLLDQGYGGQANGVLYDEIANRHWKQPGDKALYQRYSSIYNGGLSGSDGYYAKGAYISLDNLSLAYMLPVAWIKKVGMKQGTVSVNSSKIFKLSQYRMSDVELGTTPQIRRIAANLRLSF; from the coding sequence ATGAAACTAACATTCTTTCTCCTTACCGCTGCCCTGTTGCAGGTATCTGCCAGGGGACTTTCACAGAACATCAGCTTTAATGGTAAAAACGTTGCACTGGAAAAAGTGTTTGCTTCGGTAGAATCGCAAACCGACTATGTTTTCCTGTACAAGGCTGCAGTTTTATCGGTGGCCAAACCGGTTACTGTCAATGCCCGGGAAACCGACCTGGCTGTATTTCTCAACAAGGTCTTCGAGAACCAGCCGCTGACCTACACCATCATCGACAAGAACATCCTGGTATCCCAGAAAGTGTTCAAACTGGTTGAAGGCAAGCAACCTGTCGTCGATACGATGCCGGCAAAACAGGAGTTGATAAATATCTATGTCTATTCCCCCGGGTATACACCGATGGGCAGTGCCACTATTAGCAATCTTACCGACAAGCGGAACTATCTCACCGCCGGAAACGGGGCGGCCCAGGTGCCGGTAAGGCTGGGCGATCAAATGCGGATCAGCTATATCGGGTATGTGGATCATCTGTTTAAAATTACGGAGGAGATCATTGCCAGCAGGACATACAACAATGAGATGGTGCTCTCCACGAACAAGCTGGATGAAGTACAGATCACGGTGTTGGGCACTACCAATAAAAGAACTGGCACGGCCAATATCTCCACGGTGAAAGCCAGTGATATCGAAAGGCAACCGGTCGTAAATGTGCTGGATGCCATCGCAGGCCGTGTTCCCGGCCTCCATATCAGCCAGTCGGCCAACACAGCCGGGGCCAGGAAAGTAGAGTTACGCGGACGTAATGTGCTGAACGAGAACAGTTATACAGATCCGCTGTATGTGGTGGACGGATTACCCATTGCCACTTTATCCGTGAATCCATACGGTGCAAATCAACCTGTTCAGGGCGGTTATTCGTTGTCCGAAAATCCGCTGTATATGATCAACCCGCTGGATATTGAAAGCGTAGACGTGCTCAAAGATGCGGATGCCACCGCGTTGTATGGTTCCAGGGGTGCAAACGGGGTGATCATGATCACTACCAAAAAGGGAAAGCCAGGCCCTACCAGGTTTAATGTAAACTACTCCAAAGTATTTTCGGGTGTGCAGCATTACATGAATATGATGAACACAGAGCAATACCTGGCAGTAAGAAGGGAAGCATTTATGAATGATGCAGTGCTGCCTACCCAGTTGAGCGCCCCGGACCTCACCATCTGGGACCAGAAAGCCTATACCGACTGGCAACGCGCCTTCTTCAAAAATGAGCAGTCGAGCGATGTGCAATTGAGTGTGGAAGGTGGGCTGCTGCTCAATACATTCCGCGTGAGTGTGGGATATACCTCCACCACGGAAATGTACAACCAGGGCAGGGGCAACGATCGTTTAACGGCGGGCCTGTCTTTCAATCACCGCAGCCCGAACGGCAAGTTCACGGTGGAACTTTCTGCCAACAATACTTATTCCAACAATGAAACCGCCGCTACGATAAACTATTTCTCGCTGGCGCCCAATGCACCATCGATGTATGATTCGAGCGGAGGATATAATTTTGTTCCATACAGGAACCAGCTTGGGAGCATTTATCCATTCAAGAATGTTAAGAGCTGGGGAGAAAATCAAACGCTGAAAAGTCAGACCAATCTTGGTTTTACGTACGAAATATTCAAAGACTTCACAGCGGGCGTTCGCGTTAGCGGGGAATTTTTCTCCAATAAAGGCGGCAACTATGTCCCTAAAGCCGGGCAAGATCCCTTGTACAATCCCTTTAACTACTCCATTTTTAGTAATGGTTCCGGGAAAAGCCTGCTGGTAAGGCCAAGTATCAATTACGTTAAATTGTTCGGTGGCGCAAGGGTATCTGCTTCTGTGGCCGGAGACTATAGTTATGCAGACCAGGACCTGACATCGGTGATGGCATTCATGTTCTCTAACGATAACCTCCTCAAAAGCTACTCCAATGCCCAGATGTTGCAATCCATGAATAATTTTGTTCCGTTGAAAATTGCCTCTTTGATGGCAACGGTTTCTTTCGACTGGGAAAGTAAGTACATGGTTAACCTGAATGGCAGGAGAGATGGTTCGTCGCGCTTCGGTAGCGGGTCCCGTTTCGGGAACTTCGGATCTGTAGGCGCCTCATGGATTTTATCAAACGAAGAATGGTTTAAGAAGGCTAACATGAATTGGTTGTCGTTCGTAAAGCTCAGGTCTACTTATGGCGTGATGGGCAATGCCAATGTGGGCGATTACCAATATCTCTCGCGCTGGTCCAATGTTCCAACGGATGCCATCGACAAACTGCCGGACTACGATGGCCAAACGATTTACACACTCGTACAACCCGTTAACCAGCAATATAGCTGGTCCAGCGCCAGCAAGTTCGAGGTGGGTGCCCGCTTGGGATTTCTTAACAGCAGGTTGAACATCGAAGGTAACTTCTACATCAACCGCGACGGGAAACAACTCACCAGCATTACCACGCCGGCATTCACAGGCTTTGCTGCTGTAACGGGCAACTGGCCCGCAGTGATCCGCAATAGGGGATTGGAGTTGATGTTGGATGCAACGATCGTAAACACCAATACCTGGGGTATTACCGCACGTTTCCAGGTAAGCAGGAACACGAATACGCTGGTGGCTTTCCCGGGGCTGGAAGATTCTCCCTATAAGGATACCTACAAGATCGGGCAGTCCGTAACTGCCAAGTCCTACTCACACTACATCGGCATCAACCCAATGAAGGGAACAGCGGTGTACGAGGACCATAACGGGGATGGGAGCATGCCGGCCGGGATGAGTACAAACTACCCGGATACACAGTTGGACGATCATTATAAGGTAATAGACCTCAATCCCAAATATTTCGGTGGCGCAGGCTTCCGGGTAGACTTTAAGCGGGTATTGTCACTGGATGCGCAATTCAGCTTCGAAAATTCCATGGTTGCCGACCAGTTGCTTGACCAGGGGTATGGCGGTCAGGCTAACGGGGTATTGTACGACGAGATCGCAAACAGGCACTGGAAGCAACCGGGCGACAAAGCGTTGTACCAAAGGTATTCCAGCATTTACAACGGCGGACTTTCGGGATCGGATGGCTACTATGCCAAAGGCGCCTATATCAGTCTTGACAACCTTAGCCTGGCCTATATGCTGCCTGTAGCGTGGATAAAGAAGGTGGGAATGAAGCAGGGTACGGTGTCCGTGAATTCATCAAAGATCTTCAAACTCTCGCAATACAGAATGTCGGATGTTGAATTGGGCACTACGCCGCAGATCAGGAGAATTGCCGCTAACCTGAGATTAAGCTTCTAA
- a CDS encoding three component ABC system middle component gives MNSIDVFSETNPAFCSLVLLSFCEGYELAAETTVPFPLLILPIPIILSGDLLKTFDGTNVKTGFFSWIKNNPVILIKMTERIEDSQDFIKPAIEFAVSKSVIGFTPYGEVKTHRENVLNYSNANGASQYFKLANRLGHWLGEIKSVKTIYNHLGIHV, from the coding sequence ATGAATAGTATAGACGTTTTTTCCGAAACAAACCCAGCTTTTTGTTCGCTGGTTTTACTGAGTTTTTGTGAGGGATACGAATTAGCCGCCGAGACCACCGTACCCTTTCCATTATTGATTCTTCCAATTCCCATCATCCTTTCAGGCGACCTTTTAAAGACGTTTGATGGGACGAATGTTAAGACCGGATTTTTCTCTTGGATTAAGAATAATCCTGTGATCTTAATTAAAATGACAGAGCGAATTGAAGACTCACAAGACTTCATCAAACCGGCAATTGAATTCGCGGTTAGTAAAAGCGTCATAGGCTTTACTCCTTATGGTGAGGTTAAAACACATCGGGAAAACGTACTGAACTACTCTAATGCAAACGGTGCATCGCAGTATTTTAAACTTGCCAATCGGTTAGGTCATTGGCTCGGTGAGATTAAGTCAGTAAAAACAATTTATAATCACTTAGGAATTCATGTATGA
- a CDS encoding DUF3732 domain-containing protein, which produces MSRWNISHLVYYSTHNEKRIIEFNVGDTTIVTGGSNTGKTAIIDTIDYCLGSSSCKIASFVTDRVSHVASKWVNDKTEILIAREIGTTKTISDRMFIEYGSNILIPESATDLKGAATKEQVKLVIERLFGFQNELEATKTSGKVSIRNITPFIFLDKDVIDSKKTLMHGLDDIFFSKSIIESLPFFLGAIDAEELDAIKTMNGLSKGIENEEKKKIQFEGHENSLIDKCRSLLSEASQFGLIPPESIPDTKDEMIKLLTVISLQEPKVVVQENENIVKELQTRKTVILSELNGLRRKKNAATQVNTVTTDFDKILDKQLAKLDVRKYFKHEETHCPVCNNLFTTPSDLAIQIENSITTLEKERTVIRNHKPAVSAFIRETEEQIQNAQIRLAGIETEVVNLLKESEVLKKQFDDNQQATRIIGRISYFLDNHTEVSAFDSERLDRYTRELNELKKRYGKSHREERIQLAENSISRYATENLSVLPTGFPATNATINFLSKTPKIIITDVENVKREFANVGSDENYLSIHLAFAFAFQKFFRLEKSPVPGVLILDQVSRPYYSNETKEEGNRQEEEIADDETDLHKHFDFIFNQVASEHGLQVIVIEHAYLKNDPRFVTATKYRWPKNGQEKLIPSDWPTKNNF; this is translated from the coding sequence ATGAGCAGATGGAATATTAGCCACTTGGTGTACTATAGTACGCACAATGAAAAAAGGATTATAGAATTTAATGTTGGCGATACGACAATCGTCACAGGTGGATCAAACACTGGGAAAACAGCAATTATTGACACTATTGATTATTGTCTAGGATCGTCTTCTTGTAAAATCGCAAGTTTCGTAACTGATAGAGTTAGTCATGTTGCTAGCAAATGGGTGAATGACAAAACAGAAATCTTAATCGCTCGTGAAATTGGCACAACCAAAACGATATCGGATCGCATGTTTATCGAGTATGGATCAAATATTCTTATCCCCGAGTCAGCGACTGACTTGAAAGGTGCAGCCACGAAAGAGCAAGTTAAATTGGTAATTGAACGGTTGTTTGGATTTCAAAATGAACTTGAAGCAACTAAAACATCAGGTAAGGTATCAATCAGAAATATTACGCCTTTTATATTTTTAGACAAAGACGTTATTGATAGCAAGAAGACTTTGATGCACGGATTGGACGATATTTTTTTTAGCAAAAGCATTATTGAATCTTTACCATTTTTTCTCGGTGCGATAGATGCTGAAGAACTGGATGCCATAAAAACCATGAATGGTTTGAGTAAGGGTATTGAAAACGAAGAGAAGAAGAAAATCCAGTTTGAAGGTCATGAAAACAGCCTCATAGATAAATGCAGATCTTTGTTGTCTGAAGCTTCCCAATTTGGGTTGATTCCGCCTGAATCAATCCCAGACACCAAGGATGAAATGATAAAGCTACTCACTGTTATTTCTTTACAAGAACCAAAGGTTGTGGTTCAGGAAAATGAAAATATTGTCAAGGAATTACAAACGAGAAAGACAGTGATATTGTCTGAACTTAATGGTTTAAGAAGAAAGAAAAATGCGGCTACACAAGTTAATACAGTTACCACTGATTTCGACAAAATATTGGACAAACAACTTGCGAAACTAGATGTACGGAAGTATTTTAAACATGAGGAAACTCATTGTCCTGTTTGCAACAATCTTTTCACAACTCCCAGCGATCTCGCCATTCAAATTGAAAATTCGATAACCACTTTAGAGAAGGAAAGAACTGTAATCAGGAATCACAAACCGGCGGTAAGTGCTTTTATTAGGGAAACGGAAGAGCAGATACAAAACGCACAAATACGACTTGCTGGAATCGAAACGGAGGTAGTCAATCTTTTAAAAGAATCAGAGGTGCTAAAAAAACAATTTGACGACAACCAACAAGCCACAAGGATAATTGGCCGCATTTCATATTTTTTAGATAATCATACAGAAGTAAGTGCCTTTGATAGTGAAAGACTTGATCGCTATACTAGGGAATTAAATGAGCTGAAGAAAAGATATGGAAAAAGCCACCGGGAGGAGAGAATTCAACTAGCCGAAAATTCGATTTCCCGTTATGCAACCGAAAACCTAAGTGTACTTCCAACTGGCTTCCCCGCAACTAATGCTACAATAAACTTTTTGTCAAAGACTCCAAAAATCATAATAACAGACGTAGAAAATGTTAAGCGCGAATTTGCAAATGTTGGCTCGGATGAAAATTATCTTAGCATTCATCTTGCTTTTGCATTTGCTTTTCAAAAGTTTTTCCGTCTTGAAAAATCACCGGTGCCAGGGGTATTGATTCTCGACCAGGTAAGTCGTCCGTATTATTCCAATGAGACCAAAGAAGAAGGCAATCGACAGGAGGAAGAAATTGCAGACGATGAAACTGACCTGCATAAGCACTTCGATTTCATTTTTAATCAAGTAGCATCAGAACATGGATTACAAGTGATCGTAATAGAACATGCCTATCTAAAAAATGATCCAAGATTTGTAACTGCTACAAAATACCGGTGGCCAAAAAATGGACAAGAAAAGTTGATTCCGTCCGATTGGCCGACAAAAAATAACTTTTAA
- a CDS encoding ABC-three component system protein, whose product MEIPSHGAVAPALGYYYQAIYALKLLLESEEPDAYVSIETLDDVYFSDGSKKELHQLKHTVAEDAKITIKSDNLWRTLKVWCDYLSKNDPGGGYFVLSTVAEIGAKDTLQELLTFGSNREQFEKDLLEEAERVIEARKTTDLENVEKKLQEAKDKPLPYDKKYKGCLAFKSLTPSKRKLLLQRIRLNPGQFSMTEANEMVSSYIRKTTQPQNIGPLSEFILAWWDREAVRSLTNERQENIFLSELQEFISRKNAELFDDGFTDDALQISLPPITNPHPVHAKQLEIIDASDVQKKRSFTTEMKARIQREIWINKSLPSAKKLKNYDERLVEEWSYKFEETTVKKDSLSDDEIKEYGRKLLDWTHNEAHQQVASISHQYNNPDLVRGSYQMLSTKRSVGWHCNFLTLIPDATENE is encoded by the coding sequence ATGGAAATACCTTCTCATGGAGCAGTAGCACCCGCTTTAGGGTACTATTATCAAGCTATTTATGCTTTAAAACTGTTGCTTGAATCTGAAGAACCCGATGCTTATGTGAGCATTGAGACGCTTGATGACGTATACTTTTCAGATGGGTCAAAAAAAGAACTGCATCAACTTAAGCATACCGTAGCAGAAGATGCCAAAATCACTATCAAAAGCGATAATCTGTGGAGAACACTTAAAGTTTGGTGTGATTACTTAAGTAAGAATGATCCTGGTGGTGGATATTTCGTTCTATCTACGGTGGCCGAAATTGGTGCCAAGGACACGTTGCAAGAATTACTGACGTTTGGAAGTAACCGCGAACAATTTGAAAAGGATCTATTAGAAGAGGCCGAAAGAGTAATTGAAGCCCGTAAAACGACGGACCTGGAAAACGTTGAGAAGAAACTTCAAGAAGCAAAAGATAAACCCCTCCCTTACGACAAAAAATATAAAGGTTGTCTTGCATTCAAGAGTCTTACACCTTCCAAAAGAAAACTTCTTTTGCAAAGAATACGTCTAAACCCCGGTCAGTTTTCAATGACTGAAGCGAATGAAATGGTAAGTAGTTATATAAGGAAAACAACCCAGCCACAGAATATTGGACCTCTTTCCGAATTTATTCTTGCTTGGTGGGATAGGGAAGCCGTACGATCACTGACAAATGAACGACAGGAAAATATCTTTCTTTCCGAACTTCAAGAATTCATTAGTCGAAAAAATGCTGAACTTTTTGATGACGGTTTTACCGACGACGCCTTGCAGATTTCCCTGCCACCAATAACAAACCCCCATCCTGTTCATGCAAAACAACTTGAAATTATCGATGCTTCAGACGTTCAAAAAAAACGTTCATTTACAACCGAAATGAAGGCGAGAATCCAACGAGAAATTTGGATAAATAAAAGCTTACCATCTGCTAAAAAGCTGAAGAACTACGATGAACGATTGGTTGAGGAGTGGTCATATAAATTTGAAGAAACAACGGTAAAAAAAGACTCTCTTTCAGATGATGAAATAAAGGAATATGGCCGAAAGTTACTTGATTGGACCCACAATGAAGCGCATCAGCAAGTCGCTTCAATTTCTCATCAATACAACAATCCTGATCTGGTTCGGGGAAGCTACCAAATGCTTTCGACAAAACGCAGTGTGGGATGGCACTGCAATTTTTTAACTCTCATTCCGGACGCTACCGAAAATGAATAG